A DNA window from Leptolyngbya sp. KIOST-1 contains the following coding sequences:
- a CDS encoding oxidoreductase — translation MTRIQLATVWLSGCSGCHMSFLDLDEWLFDLAQQVDLVYSPLADVKTYPPGVDVALVEGAIANRDHLSLIRQVRDRTQCLISFGDCAITGNVPALRNPLGRADPVLTRAYLETADGAQIPGGDLVPPLLDTVMPVHTVVPVDCYLPGCPPNAERIRAVLKPLLQGDRPALSGAELIRFG, via the coding sequence ATGACTCGCATCCAACTCGCCACGGTTTGGCTCAGCGGTTGCTCGGGCTGCCACATGTCGTTTCTGGACCTAGACGAGTGGCTGTTTGATCTGGCCCAGCAAGTTGATCTCGTCTATAGCCCCCTGGCCGACGTCAAGACCTACCCCCCCGGGGTGGATGTGGCCCTGGTGGAAGGGGCAATCGCCAATCGGGATCACCTCAGTCTGATTCGCCAGGTGCGCGATCGCACCCAGTGCTTGATCTCCTTTGGCGACTGCGCCATCACGGGCAATGTCCCCGCCCTGCGCAACCCCCTGGGCCGGGCCGACCCCGTGCTCACCCGCGCCTACCTGGAAACCGCCGACGGCGCACAAATCCCCGGTGGGGATTTGGTCCCCCCCTTACTCGATACGGTCATGCCCGTTCACACCGTGGTGCCTGTGGATTGCTATTTACCGGGTTGCCCACCCAATGCTGAGCGGATCAGAGCGGTTTTAAAGCCGCTGCTGCAGGGCGATCGCCCGGCGCTATCGGGGGCCGAATTAATTCGCTTTGGCTAG
- a CDS encoding CBS domain-containing protein: protein MLTAKDIMTKPVVVIRSSATVQNAILLMRAKRVRSLIVEKTDTMPYGIVTEKDIVFKVIAPGENPDFVRVHDVMGQPCIQVHPQAPVQAVAQILAEAGIHRAPVIDQGELLGIVSVTDILCKGHPGAPSRDELARRIQVALQQARILEDEDEEIDQECDLAWQIYEEMSPLWPSESSLTPSAV, encoded by the coding sequence ATGCTAACCGCTAAAGATATTATGACCAAACCCGTGGTCGTCATTCGCAGTTCTGCCACGGTGCAGAATGCCATCTTGCTGATGCGGGCCAAACGGGTGCGATCGCTGATCGTCGAAAAAACTGACACCATGCCCTACGGCATTGTCACCGAAAAAGATATTGTCTTTAAGGTGATTGCCCCAGGGGAAAATCCAGACTTTGTGCGCGTCCACGACGTCATGGGCCAGCCCTGCATTCAAGTACATCCCCAGGCCCCCGTCCAGGCGGTAGCCCAAATCCTGGCCGAGGCGGGCATTCATCGCGCTCCGGTGATTGACCAGGGCGAACTGTTGGGCATCGTCTCGGTCACCGATATTTTGTGCAAAGGGCATCCCGGCGCGCCCTCCCGCGATGAGCTGGCTCGCCGCATTCAGGTGGCCCTGCAACAGGCCCGCATCCTTGAGGATGAGGACGAGGAGATCGACCAAGAGTGCGACCTTGCCTGGCAAATCTACGAGGAGATGTCGCCCCTATGGCCCAGCGAATCGTCATTGACCCCGTCAGCCGTATAG
- a CDS encoding NuoF family protein, with the protein MTPDQHQSPTPKPYRIRCCTVGGCRSANALAVKAQLQTAVTAAGLDDQITVTGVGCLGLCSQAPLVQLDPSGHFFTHVTPAHTTPILTTLLNPPTPPPSHPSTLPPLHPSTLPPLHPSTLPFFTRQHRIVLENSGLIDPERIEDYLAVGGYEALHRCLRDLEPEAVIDTITRSGLRGRGGAGYPTGLKWATVAKMPPGQKYVVCNADEGDPGAYMDRSVLESDPHRVLEGMAIAAYAVGANQGYIYVRGEYPLAIAHLQTALGQAKRHGVLGSQIFDSPFDFRVDLRIGAGAFVCGEETALIASIEGKRGLPRPRPPYPAESGLWSCPTLINNVETFANIAPIIRHGADWFAAIGTGLSRGTKVFSLTGKVQNAGLIEVPMGITLREIVEDMGQGAPDGARVKAVQTGGPSGGCIPAEAFDTPVDYESLQALGSIMGSGGMIVIDEHTSMVDVAQFFMEFCMEESCGKCVPCRAGTVQLYQLLTKFKDHRATHRDLAQLETLCDMVKHTSLCGLGQTAPNPVLSTLRYFQDEYLAAIAKPG; encoded by the coding sequence ATGACGCCAGACCAGCACCAGTCCCCAACCCCCAAACCCTACCGCATCCGCTGCTGCACCGTCGGCGGCTGCCGCTCCGCCAACGCCCTGGCCGTCAAAGCCCAGCTCCAAACCGCCGTCACCGCCGCCGGACTGGACGACCAGATCACCGTCACCGGCGTCGGCTGCCTCGGCCTGTGCAGCCAGGCCCCCCTCGTCCAACTCGATCCCTCCGGCCACTTCTTTACCCATGTCACCCCCGCCCACACCACCCCCATCCTCACCACCCTACTCAATCCCCCCACCCCTCCACCCTCCCACCCCTCCACCCTCCCACCCCTCCACCCCTCCACCCTCCCACCCCTCCACCCCTCCACCCTCCCCTTCTTCACCCGCCAGCACCGCATCGTGCTGGAAAACAGCGGCCTAATCGACCCCGAGCGGATCGAAGACTACCTCGCCGTCGGGGGCTACGAGGCCCTGCACCGCTGCCTGCGGGACCTGGAACCGGAGGCCGTGATCGACACCATCACCCGCAGCGGTCTGCGGGGGCGGGGGGGCGCTGGCTACCCCACCGGGCTGAAGTGGGCCACCGTAGCCAAAATGCCGCCGGGCCAAAAGTATGTGGTGTGCAACGCCGACGAGGGCGATCCGGGGGCTTATATGGATCGCAGCGTGCTGGAGAGCGACCCCCATCGGGTGCTGGAGGGCATGGCGATCGCCGCCTACGCCGTGGGGGCCAACCAGGGCTACATCTACGTGCGGGGAGAATATCCCCTGGCCATTGCCCACCTCCAGACCGCCCTGGGGCAGGCCAAGCGCCACGGGGTGCTGGGCAGCCAGATCTTCGACTCCCCCTTCGACTTTCGGGTGGATCTGCGCATCGGGGCGGGGGCCTTTGTCTGCGGCGAAGAAACCGCCCTGATTGCCTCCATCGAAGGGAAGCGGGGCCTGCCGCGCCCCCGCCCGCCCTACCCAGCGGAGTCGGGGCTATGGAGCTGCCCCACCCTGATCAACAATGTCGAAACCTTCGCCAACATTGCCCCGATTATCCGCCACGGGGCCGACTGGTTCGCCGCCATCGGCACAGGCCTCAGCCGGGGCACCAAGGTCTTTTCGCTCACGGGCAAGGTGCAGAATGCAGGGCTGATCGAAGTGCCGATGGGGATTACCCTGCGAGAAATCGTTGAAGACATGGGCCAGGGGGCCCCGGACGGTGCCCGGGTCAAGGCCGTGCAAACCGGCGGGCCGTCGGGGGGCTGCATTCCCGCCGAGGCGTTTGATACCCCAGTGGATTATGAATCGCTACAAGCCCTCGGCTCCATCATGGGCTCCGGCGGCATGATTGTGATCGACGAACACACCTCCATGGTGGATGTGGCGCAGTTTTTCATGGAGTTTTGCATGGAGGAGTCCTGCGGCAAGTGCGTTCCCTGCCGGGCCGGGACCGTTCAGCTCTATCAACTCCTGACCAAGTTTAAAGACCACCGCGCCACCCACCGTGATCTCGCCCAGCTCGAAACCCTCTGCGACATGGTCAAGCACACCAGCCTCTGCGGCCTCGGCCAAACCGCTCCCAATCCGGTGCTGAGCACTCTCCGCTACTTTCAGGATGAGTATTTAGCTGCGATCGCCAAGCCGGGTTAA
- a CDS encoding universal stress protein, translating to MFNHILVAIDASDASQRAFDTALDLAQTMQAELTLVHALDRSDPESPSQPSIAVDSYSMELDRLLIQDYDYRWSEFIKHYDALLEQKQAAAAAVGVQARYLQPNGRAGLAICTIAQDAQVDLIVIGSRSRRGLSEMLLGSVSNYVVHHSPCPVMVIHPGPQRDSNPLGDRSDPVVLPCFSFC from the coding sequence ATGTTTAATCACATTTTGGTTGCGATCGATGCTTCAGACGCTAGCCAACGAGCCTTTGACACCGCGCTCGATCTGGCCCAGACAATGCAGGCCGAACTCACTCTGGTGCATGCCCTCGATCGCTCCGATCCAGAGAGCCCTAGTCAGCCTTCCATCGCCGTGGATAGTTATTCCATGGAACTGGATCGACTACTGATCCAGGACTACGACTACCGGTGGTCGGAGTTTATTAAGCACTACGACGCACTGCTGGAGCAAAAACAGGCCGCGGCGGCGGCGGTCGGTGTGCAGGCCCGTTATCTTCAGCCCAATGGCCGGGCTGGCCTGGCGATTTGCACCATCGCTCAGGACGCCCAGGTGGATTTAATTGTCATCGGCAGTCGCAGTCGCCGCGGGCTGAGTGAAATGCTGCTGGGCAGTGTCAGCAACTACGTCGTCCACCATTCCCCCTGTCCGGTAATGGTCATTCATCCTGGGCCCCAGCGCGACTCCAATCCCCTGGGCGATCGCTCAGACCCGGTGGTGCTGCCCTGTTTTAGTTTCTGCTGA
- the hoxU gene encoding bidirectional hydrogenase complex protein HoxU encodes MPVHTLTIDRRLVSARQGETLLEVAKEAGITIPTLCHLDGISSVGACRLCLVEVEGQGNLLPACVTVAAEGMVVQTHGDRLQRYRRTIVELLLAEGNHICAVCVANGHCELQDLAVALGIDHVSLAYQFPDRPVDISHPRFGLDHNRCVLCTRCIRACDELEGVHTWDMAGRGRHSRLVSDLNQPWGEATSCTACGKCVQACPTGALFYRGSTAGEMERDRDRLSFIASARRDRLTRGATQPS; translated from the coding sequence ATGCCCGTCCACACCCTCACCATTGACCGTCGGTTGGTCAGTGCTCGCCAGGGGGAAACCCTGCTGGAGGTGGCCAAAGAGGCGGGGATCACCATCCCCACCCTCTGCCACCTGGACGGGATTTCTTCGGTGGGGGCCTGTCGCCTCTGTTTGGTGGAGGTGGAGGGGCAGGGCAACCTGCTGCCCGCCTGCGTCACGGTGGCAGCGGAGGGCATGGTGGTGCAGACCCACGGCGATCGCCTCCAGCGCTACCGCCGCACGATTGTGGAACTCCTGCTGGCCGAGGGGAACCACATCTGCGCGGTCTGTGTCGCCAACGGCCACTGCGAGCTGCAAGACCTGGCGGTAGCGCTGGGGATCGACCATGTATCCCTGGCCTACCAGTTTCCCGATCGCCCGGTGGATATTTCCCACCCCCGGTTTGGGCTCGACCACAATCGCTGTGTGCTCTGCACGCGCTGCATTCGAGCCTGCGACGAACTGGAGGGGGTGCACACCTGGGATATGGCGGGGCGCGGTCGCCACTCGCGCCTGGTCAGCGATCTCAACCAGCCCTGGGGGGAGGCGACCAGCTGCACCGCCTGCGGCAAGTGCGTCCAGGCCTGCCCCACCGGAGCCCTGTTTTACCGGGGCTCCACGGCGGGGGAAATGGAGCGCGATCGCGATCGCCTCAGTTTCATCGCCAGTGCCCGCCGCGATCGCCTCACCCGGGGTGCGACCCAGCCCAGCTAA
- a CDS encoding response regulator: MGRRILLIDDEVDIHRITEVGLMMEAGWELLTAQSGEEGIAIATSEHPDAILLDVMMPERDGVATLKLLQESSQTQTIPVIFMTAKAQAADRRQLYALGAQGVITKPFDPMTLASQISGFLGWS; this comes from the coding sequence ATGGGGAGACGAATCTTACTGATCGATGACGAAGTCGATATCCACCGGATTACCGAAGTGGGGCTGATGATGGAGGCCGGATGGGAACTCCTGACCGCCCAGTCGGGGGAGGAAGGGATTGCCATCGCCACCTCAGAACACCCCGATGCCATTCTGCTAGATGTGATGATGCCGGAACGCGATGGGGTGGCAACCCTGAAGTTGCTCCAGGAGTCGTCCCAGACCCAAACGATTCCAGTTATTTTCATGACCGCAAAGGCCCAAGCCGCCGACCGGCGACAGCTGTATGCCCTCGGGGCCCAGGGGGTGATCACGAAACCCTTCGACCCCATGACGCTGGCCAGCCAGATCTCCGGTTTTTTGGGGTGGTCCTGA
- a CDS encoding PAS domain S-box protein, with the protein MTTTYSQGFHSLSIEQVLDTRPLLVAPDLPVEAVIEQMSQVSGQGCDLGAIGLEAMPSEARPNVTRTGVSCALIVQDHQPLGIFTERDVVRLVAEEANLNAVTVAEVMTQPLITRQRSEVQDVFAVLAILRQHHIRQLPIVNDRGELLGLVTQSSIRRALQPLNFLKLRRVGEVMVQPVVQATAAANLLTLARQMTQHRVSCIVITEARRHGGLRTDVPIGIVTERDIVQFRTLGLSLAKTLAQTVMSTPLFLVRPQDTLWAAHQAMQQRLTRRLVVANEAGGLAGIVTQTSLLQLFDPIEMLTDIEQLQQVNEAQTAELRQANQQLQATNQTLKAEMAERQRLERVVQKAYRSLEERFGVQAAQLIQTDEALRQERNFIAAVLDTVGALVVVLDRNGKVVRFNHACEQLSGYTAADLPQQEIWDILIPPPERAAVLAVFHQIKQAQAPSHFENHWLCKDGSRKLISWSHTVLTDGTGAVEYVIGTGIDITEQRQIEQTLARQFQQAQRLSDITRRIRESLAIGEILHTAATEVRQLLDCDRVFIIQFGPGPASQVIQDSRREPTAASALHQRVAGLQAGADAAAAVAVCNDLGAGTGSLPSSTFLQQWGAQAGIEIAIYAGEQLWGWLMVIQCDRPRQWQAFEIELLQQLANHMGVAIAQAQLLGNLETQVEQRSRQLMQTNQRLRQEIGDRIQTEEALRESQQRLVGILDNADEAIISIDSQQRIVIYNQGAEKIFGYPLREVHHQPLDVLLPEAFQQIHRQYIQRFADTPEPPRQMARRSRDVLGRRKSGETFPAEASISKLQTKAGLLFTVILKDVTDQRRAETTLRQREEQLRLITNALPVLICYVDRQQRYLFNNQTYADWYQRPLDDLQGRSVAAVIGEDYYRQAKPHIEAALAGQRVSFEADVTTPDGNARCLLTTYIPEIDGQGKVKGFFGLTNDISDRKAAERMKDEFVSVVGHELRTPLTSIHGSLVLLASQKLGTMPPQAQEFLEIALKNTQRLTRLINDVLDLERIESGRVTMTLQTCPLADLILQAVQAMQSMAAARAIQLTLEPTPVTVWVDADHIIQVFTNLLSNAIKFSPAQTTVSIGATKREHDILVWVNDQGRGIPTDKLDTIFNRFQQVDASDSRQLGGTGLGLAICKNIVQRHGGTIWAESTLGQGSTIFFTLPDVQ; encoded by the coding sequence ATGACCACAACCTACTCCCAGGGCTTTCACAGTTTGAGTATTGAGCAAGTTTTGGACACCCGGCCCCTCCTGGTGGCGCCAGATTTGCCGGTGGAGGCTGTGATTGAGCAGATGAGCCAGGTCTCGGGTCAGGGCTGTGACCTGGGGGCGATCGGGCTGGAGGCCATGCCCTCTGAGGCCCGACCCAATGTGACCAGAACCGGCGTGAGCTGTGCGCTGATTGTCCAGGACCATCAGCCCCTGGGAATCTTTACCGAGCGCGACGTGGTGCGCCTGGTGGCCGAAGAAGCCAACCTCAACGCCGTCACCGTGGCCGAGGTGATGACCCAGCCTTTGATCACGCGCCAGCGTTCTGAGGTGCAGGACGTTTTTGCCGTGCTGGCGATCCTGAGGCAGCATCACATTCGGCAGTTGCCCATCGTCAATGACCGGGGGGAACTGCTGGGGCTGGTGACCCAATCCAGCATCCGACGGGCGCTCCAACCGCTTAACTTTCTCAAGCTCAGGCGCGTCGGCGAAGTCATGGTCCAACCAGTTGTGCAGGCGACGGCGGCGGCCAACCTGCTGACCCTGGCGCGCCAGATGACCCAACACCGGGTAAGCTGCATCGTCATCACCGAGGCCAGACGGCACGGCGGCCTGCGCACCGACGTGCCGATCGGGATCGTGACCGAACGGGACATCGTGCAATTTCGCACCCTGGGGCTGTCCCTGGCCAAAACCCTGGCCCAGACCGTCATGAGTACCCCCCTGTTTTTGGTACGCCCGCAGGATACCCTCTGGGCGGCCCATCAGGCCATGCAGCAGCGGCTGACCCGCCGTTTGGTGGTGGCCAATGAGGCCGGGGGCCTGGCCGGGATTGTCACCCAGACGAGTCTGCTGCAACTGTTTGACCCGATTGAGATGCTGACGGACATTGAACAGCTCCAGCAGGTGAATGAGGCCCAGACGGCTGAGCTGCGCCAGGCCAATCAGCAGCTGCAGGCGACCAATCAAACCCTGAAGGCCGAAATGGCTGAGCGCCAGCGCCTGGAGCGGGTGGTCCAAAAAGCCTACCGTTCCCTGGAGGAACGCTTTGGCGTGCAGGCGGCCCAGCTGATCCAAACCGACGAGGCGCTGAGGCAGGAGCGCAACTTCATTGCCGCTGTGCTGGATACGGTGGGCGCGCTGGTGGTGGTGCTCGATCGCAACGGCAAGGTGGTCCGTTTCAACCACGCCTGCGAACAGCTGTCGGGCTACACCGCCGCAGACCTCCCCCAGCAGGAAATCTGGGATATTCTGATTCCGCCGCCGGAAAGGGCTGCCGTGCTGGCGGTTTTCCACCAGATCAAGCAGGCCCAGGCCCCGAGCCACTTTGAGAATCACTGGCTCTGCAAAGACGGTAGCCGCAAGCTGATTAGCTGGTCCCACACGGTGTTGACCGATGGGACCGGCGCGGTGGAATACGTGATCGGCACGGGCATTGATATCACAGAGCAGCGGCAGATCGAGCAAACCCTGGCCCGGCAGTTTCAGCAGGCCCAGCGGCTGAGCGACATTACCCGCCGCATTCGCGAATCGCTGGCGATCGGCGAAATTCTGCACACGGCGGCGACGGAGGTGCGGCAGCTGCTCGACTGCGATCGCGTCTTCATCATCCAGTTTGGCCCTGGGCCAGCCAGCCAGGTGATTCAGGACTCCCGGCGGGAACCAACCGCCGCCTCTGCCCTCCACCAGCGGGTCGCCGGGCTACAGGCCGGGGCCGATGCGGCGGCGGCGGTAGCAGTCTGTAACGATCTGGGGGCGGGCACCGGCTCGCTGCCAAGCTCAACCTTTTTGCAGCAGTGGGGGGCCCAGGCCGGAATTGAAATTGCGATCTATGCCGGTGAGCAACTCTGGGGGTGGCTGATGGTGATCCAGTGCGATCGCCCCCGGCAGTGGCAGGCCTTTGAAATCGAGCTGTTGCAGCAGTTGGCCAACCACATGGGGGTGGCGATCGCCCAGGCCCAGCTCCTGGGCAACCTGGAAACCCAGGTCGAGCAGCGCTCTAGGCAACTGATGCAGACTAATCAGCGGTTGCGGCAGGAAATTGGCGATCGCATCCAGACCGAGGAGGCCCTGCGGGAGAGCCAGCAACGCCTGGTCGGCATCCTCGACAACGCCGACGAGGCGATCATCTCCATCGACAGCCAGCAGCGCATTGTGATCTACAACCAGGGCGCCGAGAAAATCTTTGGCTATCCCCTCAGGGAGGTGCACCACCAGCCGCTGGATGTGTTGCTGCCGGAGGCCTTTCAGCAGATCCATCGGCAGTATATTCAACGGTTTGCGGACACCCCAGAGCCCCCCCGACAGATGGCCCGCCGCAGTCGAGACGTGCTGGGGCGACGCAAGAGCGGCGAAACCTTTCCGGCAGAGGCCTCAATTTCCAAGCTTCAAACCAAGGCTGGTCTGCTGTTCACCGTCATTCTCAAAGACGTCACCGACCAGCGCCGCGCCGAAACTACGCTGCGGCAGCGGGAAGAGCAACTGCGGTTGATTACCAACGCCCTGCCGGTGCTGATTTGCTATGTCGATCGGCAGCAGCGCTACCTGTTCAACAACCAGACCTACGCCGACTGGTACCAACGCCCCCTCGACGATCTGCAGGGGCGGTCCGTGGCGGCGGTGATCGGGGAGGACTACTACCGCCAGGCCAAACCCCACATTGAAGCGGCGCTGGCGGGCCAGCGGGTGAGCTTTGAAGCCGACGTCACCACCCCCGATGGCAACGCTCGCTGCCTGCTGACCACCTACATTCCCGAGATTGACGGCCAGGGTAAGGTCAAGGGCTTCTTTGGGCTGACGAACGACATCAGCGATCGCAAGGCCGCCGAGCGGATGAAAGACGAATTTGTCTCCGTCGTCGGGCACGAACTGCGCACGCCCCTGACCTCAATTCATGGCTCCCTGGTACTGCTGGCCAGCCAAAAGCTGGGCACCATGCCGCCCCAAGCGCAAGAATTCCTGGAGATTGCACTCAAAAACACCCAGCGGCTGACCCGCCTGATCAATGACGTGCTGGATCTGGAGCGCATTGAGTCGGGCCGAGTCACCATGACCCTACAGACCTGCCCCCTGGCGGACCTGATTTTACAAGCCGTGCAGGCCATGCAGTCGATGGCGGCTGCCAGAGCCATTCAGCTGACCCTGGAGCCCACGCCGGTCACCGTTTGGGTCGATGCTGACCACATCATCCAGGTCTTCACCAATTTGCTCAGCAATGCCATCAAGTTTTCCCCGGCCCAAACCACCGTCAGCATTGGCGCGACCAAGCGGGAGCACGACATTTTGGTGTGGGTCAACGATCAGGGGCGGGGCATTCCCACCGACAAGCTAGACACCATCTTTAATCGCTTTCAGCAGGTCGATGCCTCCGACTCGCGCCAACTGGGGGGCACCGGGTTGGGGCTGGCGATTTGCAAAAACATTGTGCAGCGCCACGGCGGCACAATTTGGGCCGAAAGCACCCTGGGCCAGGGCAGCACAATTTTCTTCACGCTGCCCGATGTTCAATAG
- the hoxE gene encoding bidirectional hydrogenase complex protein HoxE — protein MTRASASRASTPGPRQRQLEAAMKRHQYRPDALIEVLHTAQELFGYLAPEQLLHVAHRLRLPPSQVYGVATFYHVFSLEPKGVHTCVVCMGTACFINGAAQLLSTLEQATQLQAGETSCDRQFSLSTARCLGACGIAPAVVFDDQLEGHQTPATVRDRLHTCLSGTPQP, from the coding sequence ATGACTCGAGCCTCGGCGAGCCGTGCAAGTACCCCAGGCCCCCGCCAGCGGCAGCTAGAGGCCGCGATGAAGCGCCACCAGTATCGCCCGGATGCCCTGATTGAGGTGCTGCATACGGCCCAGGAGTTGTTTGGCTATTTAGCGCCCGAGCAGCTCCTGCACGTTGCCCACCGCCTGCGGCTCCCCCCCAGCCAGGTCTACGGCGTGGCCACCTTCTATCACGTTTTCTCCCTGGAGCCCAAGGGGGTGCATACCTGCGTGGTCTGTATGGGGACAGCCTGCTTTATCAATGGAGCCGCGCAGTTACTCAGCACCCTGGAGCAAGCCACCCAACTTCAGGCCGGAGAAACCTCCTGCGATCGCCAGTTTTCCCTCAGCACCGCCCGCTGTCTGGGGGCCTGCGGCATTGCTCCAGCGGTGGTATTCGACGACCAGCTCGAAGGTCACCAGACCCCGGCTACCGTCCGCGATCGCCTCCACACCTGCCTCTCGGGCACCCCCCAGCCATGA
- a CDS encoding universal stress protein — MFSKILVGLDQGDTCAHLFQKAVTLAQTTGAGLMLLSVLEPDNDGSFATPAYYGYPLPLGVDSSIWLDLYREAEAKGIERLRRFTDESTAVGVPTEFTQMNGSPGRAICTLAGTWGADLIVVGSHGRKGLSELFLGSVSNYVIHHAPCSVLVVDAQTLAATAPEPASFATAQGQ; from the coding sequence ATGTTCAGCAAAATTTTGGTGGGGCTTGACCAGGGCGATACCTGTGCCCACCTATTTCAAAAGGCCGTGACCTTAGCCCAGACCACGGGCGCAGGGCTGATGCTGCTCAGTGTTTTGGAGCCGGACAACGACGGCAGCTTTGCAACGCCAGCGTACTACGGGTACCCGCTGCCCCTGGGGGTAGACAGCAGCATCTGGCTAGATCTCTATCGGGAAGCCGAAGCCAAAGGCATAGAGCGGCTGCGCCGCTTCACTGACGAATCTACCGCAGTCGGCGTACCCACCGAGTTCACCCAAATGAATGGTAGTCCAGGGCGAGCGATCTGTACCCTGGCTGGCACCTGGGGGGCCGATTTGATCGTGGTCGGCAGCCATGGGCGGAAGGGGCTCAGCGAACTGTTTCTCGGCAGTGTCAGCAACTACGTGATCCACCACGCGCCGTGCTCGGTGCTGGTGGTCGATGCCCAAACGCTGGCGGCGACGGCCCCAGAACCCGCCAGTTTTGCGACGGCCCAGGGACAATGA
- a CDS encoding Hsp20/alpha crystallin family protein, whose amino-acid sequence MTLIRWRPFRDLKHWEPFGEVDTLKKEMETLLERFVPEFGRSMDGTVFVPSAEIDETETEFHLKLEVPGMSAEDLDIEVTDQAVLITGERKSETKSEEDNTLRSEFYYGKFERYVPLPSQIQRDHVAAEYKDGILNLTLPKAKEQKEKATKVKVA is encoded by the coding sequence ATGACACTTATCCGTTGGCGACCCTTCCGTGACCTGAAACACTGGGAGCCCTTTGGCGAAGTTGATACGCTCAAAAAAGAAATGGAGACCCTCCTCGAACGGTTTGTGCCTGAGTTTGGTCGCAGCATGGATGGCACCGTGTTTGTGCCGTCAGCCGAAATCGATGAAACGGAGACTGAGTTTCATCTGAAGCTGGAAGTGCCGGGCATGAGCGCCGAGGATTTGGACATTGAAGTGACAGACCAGGCCGTTTTGATTACCGGCGAACGCAAGTCTGAAACTAAATCGGAGGAGGACAACACCCTCCGCTCTGAGTTCTACTATGGCAAGTTCGAGCGCTATGTGCCGCTGCCAAGCCAAATTCAGCGCGACCATGTGGCCGCTGAGTATAAGGACGGCATTTTGAATCTGACGCTGCCTAAGGCGAAGGAGCAAAAAGAGAAGGCCACCAAGGTCAAAGTGGCCTGA